The following are from one region of the Capsicum annuum cultivar UCD-10X-F1 chromosome 1, UCD10Xv1.1, whole genome shotgun sequence genome:
- the LOC107838970 gene encoding DNA damage-repair/toleration protein DRT100: MALTGVTFLFTLMVAAAVVTFPANGCSPADQAALMDFKAALKEPYLGIFNTWTGSNCCQGWYGVSCDPTTQRVADIVLRGESEDPMYEKAGRSGYMSGSLSPSLCKLDRLTTLIVADWKDISGEIPDCVTTLQNLRILELIGNKITGQIPANIGQLSKLTVLNLADNQISGSIPSSVVNLGKLKHLELSNNHLSGSIPADIGKLGMMSRALLNKNKLTGSIPNSITQIRRLADLDLSMNQITGSLPVQLGSMPVLSTLNLDSNQISGSIPTNLLSSSGLNILNLSRNSLEGVLPDVFGSKTYFTHLDLSYNNLRGSIPKSLSSAKYIGHLDLSHNHLCGPIPNGSPFDHLEASSFSNNDCLCGSPLRTC, from the coding sequence ATGGCTCTCACCGGAGTGACATTCTTATTCACTCTCATGGTGGCCGCCGCCGTCGTCACTTTTCCGGCGAACGGCTGCTCTCCGGCAGACCAAGCAGCATTAATGGATTTCAAAGCAGCTCTTAAAGAGCCATATTTAGGCATTTTCAACACATGGACAGGCAGTAACTGTTGCCAAGGTTGGTATGGTGTTAGCTGTGACCCGACTACTCAACGGGTCGCCGACATTGTTCTTCGGGGCGAATCTGAAGATCCGATGTACGAGAAAGCCGGCCGGTCTGGTTACATGTCCGGTTCACTATCCCCTTCTCTATGCAAACTCGACCGGCTCACTACTCTCATCGTCGCTGACTGGAAGGACATCTCCGGCGAAATCCCGGATTGTGTTACTACATTACAGAATTTACGCATCCTTGAGCTCATCGGCAACAAAATCACCGGTCAAATTCCGGCGAATATCGGGCAGTTAAGTAAACTCACCGTACTTAACCTAGCTGATAATCAAATCTCCGGTTCAATCCCCAGTTCAGTTGTCAACTTAGGTAAACTGAAACATCTTGAGCTTAGCAACAATCATCTTTCCGGTTCAATCCCGGCCGACATAGGAAAACTCGGGATGATGAGCCGGGCTCTACTCAACAAAAACAAACTCACCGGTTCAATCCCCAACTCAATCACCCAAATCCGCAGGTTAGCCGATTTAGATCTAtcaatgaaccaaataactggcTCACTCCCGGTTCAGCTTGGTTCAATGCCGGTTCTCTCAACACTTAACCTCGATTCGAATCAAATCTCCGGTTCAATTCCCACTAATCTACTTAGCAGCTCCGGGTTAAACATCTTAAACTTAAGTAGAAACTCATTAGAAGGAGTATTACCAGACGTTTTTggttcaaaaacttattttacaCATTTAGATTTATCATATAATAACCTTAGAGGTTCTATTCCAAAATCATTATCATCAGCTAAGTACATTGGTCATTTGGATTTAAGCCATAATCATCTTTGTGGCCCGATTCCAAACGGGTCTCCATTCGATCATCTAGAAGCTTCATCTTTCTCTAACAATGATTGTTTGTGTGGATCGCCATTACGtacttgttaa